The Pseudomonas moraviensis genome contains the following window.
GCGGGTAGGTACCTTCCTGTTCGATCGGGTTCTGCGTCGCCATCACCAGGAACAGCGGCGACAGTTCATAAGTGCTGCGCCCGACACTGACCTGACGCTCGGCCATCGCTTCGAGCAGGGCCGATTGCACCTTGGCCGGCGCGCGGTTGATTTCGTCCGCCAGCACGAGGTTGTGGAAGATCGGCCCTTGCTGGAACACGAAACTGCCGGTTTCCGGGCGGTAGATCTCGGTGCCGGTGATGTCGGCCGGCAGCAGGTCGGGGGTGAACTGAATACGATGGAACTGGGCTTCGATGCCCTCGGCGAGTTCTTTGATCGCTTTGGTCTTGGCCAGACCGGGAGCGCCCTCGACCAGCATGTGGCCGTCGGCGAGCAGGGCGATGAGCAAGCGCTCGATGAGTTTTTCCTGGCCGAGAATCTGCGTTGAAAGAAAGGTTCGCAGCGCTAGCAGCGCTTCACGATGTTCCATCGGTGACTGTTCCTGGAAAAGGAGTGGCCGGGGCGTTCGGATAACGCCGGGGCTGGGGGCGTTACTTTAATCCATCGCGGGGGGCGGCGACTAACGGCATTTGCGCGATTTGTCAGTATCGGCCCTCGTTTGCACTGTGTGGGGCCGTTTCTGGACGTTTTTGCGATTCAGGTCTGCGTGTGCAAGCTGTGCAATATGACCTTGATGGCGGGGCGCTCAAGCAGTTCGAACCATTTGCCTTCATCAACGATGGCGCCTTGCTGCATGACGAGCACGCGGTCAAAACGATGGAGATGTTCAACATCATGGGTGACACATATAAAGCCCTGTCCAGCGAATGTCTTGAATAGCAAATCCCACACTGGTGTGGCGAGTTTCGGTTCAATCGAAGCACTCGGCTCATCAAACAGATTGAATTTGCCCGGTCGATTCAGGAGTCGCAGCAACGAAAGCCGCTTCGCTTCACCTCCGGAGATATTGGTGGCGTTTTCAGCGATGTGACCTCGGCCAATGATTTCATCAAGCTGGAGGCATTGAATTGCCTCGTTCAAGGTCTTCGACCGCTCAACACCGAAAAGTACGGACTGTTCAAAACTTCCTTCCAGGAACTGCGGAGACTGGGGGCTGTAACGCACCGTTTCCAGATGAGCGCGAGCATTTAAGCGATCTATGCATAGCTCGTCGATGAACAGCCGAGGCCGCACCGAAAAATCCAGTCCTGCCAGCGCTTCGAGTAACGTGGATTTGCCAGCGCCGCTGGGCCCGATGATCGCGACGGATTGGCCCTGTCGGAAGCTGATCTGGCGGGCAATTGATAGCCGCGCAACGCCGTTATGGGTGATCTCGCAGGGCTCGAGCCGTAATGTTGATAGGTTATGCAACGCATCAGAGTAATTGCGGCGATCGTTATCGAAGTCACCAGTTGCAAGTAATTCTTTGAGTCGCCGTTGATCAGCCGAGAATTGATCCAGCACCCGATAGCCTTCGGTCAGCGCCGATACATTCAACAGGAACGTACCAGCAATAGAGAAAATGGCGACCAACTGACCGACGCTGATACTTGCTTGTCCGGACGTCTGATCCATGACTCCCCAAGCCAACAAACCGCCGGTGGACAGGCTGATAAACAAAATCTTCGCCGCGCTCAACAGTCCGCCCGAGCCTGCTACGGTCACCGCAGCATTGGCGTAGCGCTCAAACGCTCGGTTCAAGGGTTGCAGGGCCGTGCGTTCGGCGCGTTCCAGTTTTATCGATTTACCAGCCCTCAAAGTATTGACCAAGGTTGCACTCAGCTCATCCTCCTGGTCATTAACAGCATCGATGTGTTTTCTGCGCCATCGAATAATCCGGTGAGTTGCATAGAGATAACAGCCACCGAGGCCTGCTAGCGCGCAGAAAACCCAGGCTCCGCCCATATACCAGAATGCGCCGGCCACAATGAGAAATTCCAGACACAGGGGAAAACCCGTAGTGACGAAGAACATCAGCAACTGTTCGTGGGCAGTGATTCCGCGCTCGACCGACTTGATGAACTGTCCTATTCGCCACGTGCCGAACTGGGAAAAGTCCTTGCCCATCAACCGCGCCATCCAATTGATGGAAGCATCCATGACAATTCGCTGGACGAGCTTTGAGAGCAGCAGCGTTTGCAGGGGGGTGGTCATCGACTGAATGCAACCGGCCAGCGTAAAAGCTGCGGTGAAAAAAAGCAGCGTACGCAGCGTTGTGTGATCGGCATCGTTTAGTGAATCGACGATCTTGCCCAACAACAAAGGAGGGGCCAGGGCCAGGATTTTCAGGGTGATGGTTGCGCCTATTGTCATCACCAGCAGGAGTCGATGTTTCTCGCAGGCTGTTCTTATAAATGTATGCATGAGTGTGCCTGTGGTCGTTTTGAATCACGCCGTTGGCGAACTCCTGGTGCCGAGCAAAATGTGCTGAGGAGCTACGGGTTGGCCATTTCTGATTATGTTGAATCGTTCGAGACCCGGGATATAAGTCTGGGTAACTACGTTGGTCCCGGGATACTCCATGACTGTTCTGAAAAATAGGACTTTGTTCATGCCGCTCAGGTTTTTTCGGAGCAAGGCAAGTTGTTCAGGAACAGAGAGTGCAGGTTGGTTTTTTGAGGGTGCCAGGGTATTGAGTTTCAAGTTTTTAACAGGTGCGAAGTCTATCAGCTGTTTCAGTTTCTCGGATTGACAAAGCACATCAAGTACCTTTCGGTCCGCGATTTCATCGTTGGCGTCGTATAAGGCGTTTGATTGGAACTGCTCCGTTACCGCTCTTTGGATGGCGATAAATATGTCCAAAGAACAGCCGGAGCCGATTGCGGATATA
Protein-coding sequences here:
- a CDS encoding ATP-binding cassette domain-containing protein codes for the protein MHTFIRTACEKHRLLLVMTIGATITLKILALAPPLLLGKIVDSLNDADHTTLRTLLFFTAAFTLAGCIQSMTTPLQTLLLSKLVQRIVMDASINWMARLMGKDFSQFGTWRIGQFIKSVERGITAHEQLLMFFVTTGFPLCLEFLIVAGAFWYMGGAWVFCALAGLGGCYLYATHRIIRWRRKHIDAVNDQEDELSATLVNTLRAGKSIKLERAERTALQPLNRAFERYANAAVTVAGSGGLLSAAKILFISLSTGGLLAWGVMDQTSGQASISVGQLVAIFSIAGTFLLNVSALTEGYRVLDQFSADQRRLKELLATGDFDNDRRNYSDALHNLSTLRLEPCEITHNGVARLSIARQISFRQGQSVAIIGPSGAGKSTLLEALAGLDFSVRPRLFIDELCIDRLNARAHLETVRYSPQSPQFLEGSFEQSVLFGVERSKTLNEAIQCLQLDEIIGRGHIAENATNISGGEAKRLSLLRLLNRPGKFNLFDEPSASIEPKLATPVWDLLFKTFAGQGFICVTHDVEHLHRFDRVLVMQQGAIVDEGKWFELLERPAIKVILHSLHTQT